Proteins from one Vicugna pacos chromosome 25, VicPac4, whole genome shotgun sequence genomic window:
- the HAS2 gene encoding hyaluronan synthase 2, giving the protein MHCERFLCILRIIGTTLFGVSLLLGITAAYIVGYQFIQTDNYYFSFGLYGAFLASHLIIQSLFAFLEHRKMKKSLETPIKLNKTVALCIAAYQEDPDYLRKCLQSVKRLTYPGIKVVMVIDGNSEDDLYMMDIFSEVMGRDKSATYIWKNNFHEKGPGETEESHKESSQHVTQLVLSNKSICIMQKWGGKREVMYTAFRALGRSVDYVQVCDSDTMLDPASSVEMVKVLEEDPMVGGVGGDVQILNKYDSWISFLSSVRYWMAFNIERACQSYFGCVQCISGPLGMYRNSLLHEFVEDWYNQEFMGSQCSFGDDRHLTNRVLSLGYATKYTARSKCLTETPIEYLRWLNQQTRWSKSYFREWLYNAMWFHKHHLWMTYEAVITGFFPFFLIATVIQLFYRGKIWNILLFLLTVQLVGLIKSSFASCLRGNIVMVFMSLYSVLYMSSLLPAKMFAIATINKAGWGTSGRKTIVVNFIGLIPVSVWFTILLGGVIFTIYKESKKPFSESKQTVLIVGTLLYACYWVMLLTLYVVLINKCGRRKKGQQYDMVLDV; this is encoded by the exons ATCACAGCTGCTTATATTGTTGGCTACCAATTTATCCAAACAgataattattatttctcttttggaCTGTATGGTGCCTTTTTAGCATCACACCTCATCATCCAAAGCCTGTTTGCCTTTCTGGAGCACCgaaaaatgaaaaaatctctGGAAACCCCCATTAAGTTGAACAAAACTGTTGCTCTTTGCATTGCTGCCTATCAAGAAGATCCAGACTACTTACGGAAATGTTTGCAATCTGTGAAAAGGCTAACGTACCCTGGAATTAAAGTCGTCATGGTCATAGACGGGAACTCGGAAGATGACCTTTACATGATGGACATCTTCAGTGAAGTCATGGGCAGGGACAAATCAGCCACTTACATCTGGAAGAACAACTTCCACGAGAAGGGTCCTGGTGAGACGGAGGAGTCACACAAAGAAAGCTCACAGCATGTCACCCAGTTGGTCTTGTCCAACAAAAGTATCTGCATCATGCAGAAATGGGGTGGCAAAAGAGAAGTCATGTACACGGCCTTCAGAGCACTGGGCCGGAGTGTGGATTATGTGCAG GTTTGTGATTCAGACACCATGCTTGACCCTGCCTCATCTGTCGAGATGGTAAAAGTTTTAGAAGAAGACCCCATGGTTGGAGGTGTCGGAGGAGATGTCCAG ATTTTAAACAAGTATGATTCCTGGATCTCCTTCCTCAGCAGTGTGAGATACTGGATGGCTTTTAACATAGAAAGGGCCTGTCAGTCTTATTTTGGATGTGTCCAGTGCATTAGTGGACCTCTGGGGATGTACAGAAACTCCTTACTGCATGAATTTGTGGAAGACTGGTACAATCAAGAATTTATGGGCAGCCAATGTAGTTTTGGAGATGACAGGCATCTAACAAACCGAGTGCTGAGTCTGGGCTATGCAACAAAATACACAGCTCGGTCCAAGTGCCTTACCGAAACACCTATAGAATATCTCAGATGGTTAAACCAGCAGACCCGTTGGAGCAAGTCGTACTTCCGAGAGTGGCTGTACAACGCGATGTGGTTTCATAAACATCACTTGTGGATGACCTATGAAGCAGTTATCACTGggttcttccctttctttctcattGCCACAGTCATCCAGCTCTTCTACAGGGGTAAAATTTGGAACATCCTCCTCTTCTTGTTAACTGTCCAGTTAGTAGGTCTCATAAAATCATCTTTTGCCAGCTGCCTTAGAGGAAATATCGTCATGGTCTTCATGTCCCTCTACTCAGTGTTATACATGTCAAGTTTACTTCCTGCCAAGATGTTTGCAATCGCAACGATAAACAAAGCTGGGTGGGGCACATCTGGAAGGAAAACCATTGTTGTTAATTTCATAGGACTCATTCCAGTATCGGTTTGGTTTACAATCCTCCTTGGTGGTGTGATTTTCACCATTTATAAGGAATCGAAAAAGCCATTCTCAGAATCCAAGCAGACAGTTTTAATTGTTGGAACGTTGCTCTATGCATGCTATTGGGTCATGCTTTTGACACTGTATGTGGTTCTCATCAATAAATGTGGCCGGCGGAAGAAGGGACAACAGTATGACATGGTGCTTGATGTATGA